The following proteins are co-located in the Oenanthe melanoleuca isolate GR-GAL-2019-014 chromosome 4, OMel1.0, whole genome shotgun sequence genome:
- the EIF4E gene encoding eukaryotic translation initiation factor 4E isoform X1, with protein sequence MLVPAAAAGRAARGGSSGCGQGPRSRRAGARERHRREGARLERLGKRNRLFQETTPNPQPTEEEKTEPAPSQEVASPEQYIKHPLQNRWALWFFKNDKSKTWQANLRLISKFDTVEDFWALYNHIQLSSNLMPGCDYSLFKDGIEPMWEDEKNKRGGRWLITLNKQQRRSDLDRFWLETLLCLIGESFDDYSDDVCGAVVNVRTKGDKIAIWTTECENRDAVTHIGRVYKERLGLPPKIVIGYQSHADTATKSGSTTKNRFVV encoded by the exons ATGTTGGTTCCCGCCGCCGCGGCCGGCCGGGCGGCGAGGGGCGGCTCCTCCGGCTGCGGGCAAGGGCCGCGATCCCGGCGCGCCGGGGCCCGGGAGAGGCACCGCCGTGAGGGAGCGCGGCTGGAGAGACTCGGCAAACGAAATCGTCTTTTCCAG GAAACCACTCCCAACCCCCAACCTacagaagaggagaaaactgAGCCAGCACCTAGTCAGGAGGTTGCCAGCCCTGAACAGTATATTAAACATCCACTACAAAACAG ATGGGCACtctggttttttaaaaatgacaagAGCAAAACTTGGCAAGCAAATCTTCGTCTTATCTCAAAGTTCGATACTGTTGAAGATTTTTGGGC TTTATACAACCATATTCAGCTCTCTAGTAATTTAATGCCTGGCTGTGACTACTCGCTCTTTAAG GATGGGATTGAGCCCATgtgggaagatgaaaaaaacaagCGAGGAGGCCGATGGCTAATTACACTAAACAAGCAGCAGAGACGAAGTGACCTTGATCGCTTCTGGCTAGAGACA ctgctgtgccttaTTGGGGAGTCATTCGATGACTACAGTGATGATGTGTGTGGTGCTGTTGTTAATGTTAGAACTAAGGGTGATAAAATAGCAATATGGACAACTGAATGTGAAAACAGGGATGCTGTTACGCATATAGG gagAGTATACAAGGAAAGATTAGGACTTCCTCCAAAGATAGTCATTGGTTATCAGTCCCATGCAGACACAGCTACTAAGAGCGGCTCCACCACTAAAAATAGGTTTGTTGTTTAA
- the EIF4E gene encoding eukaryotic translation initiation factor 4E isoform X2, giving the protein MAAVEPETTPNPQPTEEEKTEPAPSQEVASPEQYIKHPLQNRWALWFFKNDKSKTWQANLRLISKFDTVEDFWALYNHIQLSSNLMPGCDYSLFKDGIEPMWEDEKNKRGGRWLITLNKQQRRSDLDRFWLETLLCLIGESFDDYSDDVCGAVVNVRTKGDKIAIWTTECENRDAVTHIGRVYKERLGLPPKIVIGYQSHADTATKSGSTTKNRFVV; this is encoded by the exons ATGGCGGCGGTGGAGCCG GAAACCACTCCCAACCCCCAACCTacagaagaggagaaaactgAGCCAGCACCTAGTCAGGAGGTTGCCAGCCCTGAACAGTATATTAAACATCCACTACAAAACAG ATGGGCACtctggttttttaaaaatgacaagAGCAAAACTTGGCAAGCAAATCTTCGTCTTATCTCAAAGTTCGATACTGTTGAAGATTTTTGGGC TTTATACAACCATATTCAGCTCTCTAGTAATTTAATGCCTGGCTGTGACTACTCGCTCTTTAAG GATGGGATTGAGCCCATgtgggaagatgaaaaaaacaagCGAGGAGGCCGATGGCTAATTACACTAAACAAGCAGCAGAGACGAAGTGACCTTGATCGCTTCTGGCTAGAGACA ctgctgtgccttaTTGGGGAGTCATTCGATGACTACAGTGATGATGTGTGTGGTGCTGTTGTTAATGTTAGAACTAAGGGTGATAAAATAGCAATATGGACAACTGAATGTGAAAACAGGGATGCTGTTACGCATATAGG gagAGTATACAAGGAAAGATTAGGACTTCCTCCAAAGATAGTCATTGGTTATCAGTCCCATGCAGACACAGCTACTAAGAGCGGCTCCACCACTAAAAATAGGTTTGTTGTTTAA